A single region of the Vicia villosa cultivar HV-30 ecotype Madison, WI linkage group LG4, Vvil1.0, whole genome shotgun sequence genome encodes:
- the LOC131598112 gene encoding cysteine proteinase inhibitor 5-like, with protein sequence MKFQSSIILNFLVVILAYAATNHANPIIINDSYVTEFSNFAVDPINVDDPYVIEIANFAINEYNKGVSVNKLKLEKVLFAVSYKKIEGTKYQLAISATHDSVSMVYNVKVAASAEVLDDPEHHNRTLVSFIFP encoded by the coding sequence ATGAAATTTCAATCTAGTATTATTCTTAATTTCCTTGTTGTTATTTTGGCCTATGCTGCCACAAATCATGCTAACCCCATCATCATCAATGATTCATATGTGACTGAATTTTCCAACTTTGCTGTTGATCCCATCAACGTGGATGATCCATATGTGATTGAAATCGCCAACTTTGCTATTAACGAGTACAACAAGGGGGTTTCAGTTAACAAGTTGAAACTTGAGAAGGTCTTGTTTGCTGTATCCTACAAGAAAATCGAAGGAACCAAGTACCAGCTCGCCATTTCTGCCACACATGATTCAGTTTCTATGGTATATAATGTTAAAGTTGCGGCTTCTGCTGAAGTATTGGATGATCCAGAACATCACAATAGAACACTTGTGTCTTTTATATTTCCTTAA